GGCACATACGGTAAATATGGAAACCCAACTGATCGACGTTTTCAATGCGGTCAGTGACGACCATGTGTTCATGAATCAGATAGGACTGGGGCAAATATGTTCCAGcctacattaaaatgaataaaacagAATAAGAATTTGAGTAACATTTCAAAGCATTTATTTCACATCTGAGGCACATAACCCAGCCAAAGGAGTCTCCACTTTTATAACTAGGAAAAAGTTTCAAATATTGCTCTCAGACATGTGGTCCATTCAACACCAGTCCCCAGTCTGCCATTGTGCCTAGATTCATGTGAACATTTCCCTGACCACGAAGTTAATTCTGCTGTTTGCTGAGGGTGGTAGGGGCACCGTAGTGGGTCTGGGTTTGAGGCACTGGTTTTGGTCAGGGTGATGACTGCACTGGAGCTGCAGATCTCTCTGGGAGCCCAGCATCTGCCCTGGCCCCTCATTATGTAAAAGGCCAGGGGAACCACCTTCTTTCAGTTCCAGAATTGGAAAGGCTCACTGACAGCTAAAACATCGGAAAGCAAATACCTTGACTGAATTGGGCTGATTGGAATCTTGCTACAGCAATTGACTTAGACTGGGTGTTGCAGAAACTAGTTCCATCCCAAACTCTGAGCTAAAATATGGACTCAAACTCTGAGATCAAAGAAGTTTTACAGAGTTTGTAGTAATGCTAACTAAGCTTCAGGAAAATTGAAAACGCTCTGAGGgtttttggagggagagagagatagtttTAATTAAACTGAGCTGCAGTCACACTTCCAGGCAATAAGCTTTTCAAGTTTTCACTTTGTCACTTGACCCCTCATTCACAGAATGAACTGAATTGATCCTGTAGACATAGAGAAACCTTGAGGTTTTGTACAGCCGTGACCTAGAGTCTCATGCCCATACTCATCTAGCATCTAAATGTTTTATCCAGTTTGATGATGATAACTGAACAGGGAAAATGGGCCTTGGGGTTGTAAGACTAAGCAGTGAGTCAACCATTCATGATTCTAAAGCGAGAACTAAAATCACTAAGAAAAAGGTGTTTTTAGTCTTTTACATTGCTCTCTTCAGAGTATTTGCATTTCATGTGTCTAGTGTAGATGGAACAATAAAAAAGAATGGTGCTGTGTGTTTCTTACCTTGATATTAATAAGAAGTTCCAATAAGCTCCTGGGTGGCATGACAACTGAAGTATTCAGAGGGATCACATAGCATTTGTCCAAGCTAAGATCGAGATAGGCTGTGAGTCTCTGGGGAGAAAAAAGCATGTTTTTTTTCAGATCATGTTCATTCTAGCAGCAAACACATTTCTAGAAAAGATGTGTGATGTGATAGATGTATAGATGTGACAAAAATATGCAAAATAGAATACTATATTAATCCTGAAGAATGATGAATGGTAGTATTATATGGTCTTAggataatactttttttttaagtgaacgtAAGAAAAACCCTTCCTAAAAATGCCACAACTCATCTAGAACACTTACAATGCCTTTGTGCATGAGGTCAAATGTTTTGCCATCAGTGGGCATCCCTAACTTATACATCCAAAGAGTTTACAGAAAATGCTAAGTGGTTCAGGATGCACAGCCAATAATCAAAAGGCTCCAGGAACTTCTGAACCAAGTATGAATTAACCAAAAATAACCTTTTAATTCTTCTCTCCCACTGACTGGCTCTGTACCTTTTGAGAAAGTCCCATgacgcccgccccccaccccgaccaccATTTTTTCTATCAGACAATGAGATATTACTCTCAACATATTGTTGATTCATCTTAATGAATGATATTTTTCAGAATGCCACACAAATCTGTGACAGACATTTACCTTTCTGGGTCAAAGCGATGTGGGcaccacttttaaaaaaatactggtCTAACGCTAACATTAAGTTACTCAGTTGGCAACCTTCACAAACAAAATGCTCTCTAGACTTCTGGATATGAGTTTTTTACCCTGTGGAAGTCATGAACAATGTTAGCTGGATCACTGTCAGCAAATTCAGGAACAGGCACACTGATGAATTCAACGTTCTCTTGTGCAAGAATTTGAATGTTTTCCTCAATCGTCTGGTAGTGGGCAGCTGGAACTTCTGCGTAGGGCTCGTTTAAGATGAAGTCATCTTTGATGTACTTTAATCCGCAGTAATACACGTCGTCCTGCTAAAAGAAGTTTGAACAACAGTTCAACAATTTAATAGGAGCCAATTTTCTATAGTGTAAGCATTACTGAAGCTACCATTTTcactcattcaaacgtatttattgtgcactgtgtgcaaagcactgtactaagcacttgggagagaacaatataacaacaaacacattccctgcccacaatgagctcatagtccagagggggaggcaggcattaatataaattcataaataaattatagatctatatatatgtgctgaggggagggaggatgaatgaagggagcaagtcagggcgacccagaagagagtgggagaagaagagaggagggcttagtcaaggaaggcttattggaggagatgtgtcttcaataaagctttgaagtggggaagataaattgtctatctgatatgaggagggagggcattccaggccagaagtaggaagtgggcaagaggttggtggcgagataaacTAGATTGAGgtttggtgagaaggttagcatcagaagagcgaagtgtgcgggctgggttgttgtaggagagtagcaaggtgaagttggagagggcaaggtgattaagtgttttaaagccagtagcCCTTTTTTTTGCAAATCTTTACTTTAAGGCAAATATACTGTTTAATTACATATCAACAGCTTATACTCGAGATCAGATCTGGGTGTGAAACCAGCTGAAAATGATTTCTGAGAAAGAGGAAGTTTATTATTCTCCCCCGgttaacagaacaaaaacaaaaacaatcatCCATCTGGCAAAAGCTAAATTTAAAGGACCATCTCAATTCAAATAAGTCATAATGCATTTTAAAATGTGCAGAGAAATTTAGAACTGCTTCTCAAACGCTTTTTAAAGTTTTCAGGTAATTTCAATGCAGGACAGAACAATTCTAGTAAGTGATAATTTTTGCTTTAAGATCTCTGTACACATAACACAGTTACTTTCAGGAAGGCTTAGGGTTGGGAAACTTCATAAGGgatctaggctgtaaattcattatgggcagagatcatatctgatAATTccattgtatgtactctcccaaggactcaggacagtgttctgacatggtaagcactaaacaaatacctctGATTTGATTTGAAATTGAGTAGTGCTTCACTTTGGAATGAGAGCAATCTATTAAAATCCTTTTTCGCCTTTCTTAAGTTTGCAAGTAACACCCAGATAACCAGGTGCCTCACTTGGGCACTGAGAACTGTCTACCTGCCTTGTAATGAATCTTGCAGCCGTTTCAGGGAGCAGTCCCCTGCAGACTCCTGGACTTTTGGAATGCCAAAGGCTGGACACTGTATAGCTGCTGTGGCATCTTCTGGAGGTCCATGGGTGGCCTCCCTGCAGCTTTCCAGCTGGGCCACCACTTCTAGAACTTTCCTAGACCTGGGCTAGGCAACCAGCCCCCCTGGTTCTGGCTATCTCAGAGGTTGGGTAGACCTGGAATGCAACTCGCTCACTTGGACCGAGGAAGCTCTAGCCACAGTCTCAGTCTGGAAAGTGATAAAGGCAGTGCCAGAAAGAAAACtaaatcctccttcccttttctctttctccatgctttattttttaatggtatctgctaagtgcttactatgtgccagacactgtactaagcagtggggtagatacaagataatcaggtccgcaCAGGGCATTGAGTGGGGCTGTAAACCAAaagttcccttccctctctttcagtttctcaggcccattctccagGCCCCACAGGCAGGCAACAAGACCAGAGGTTAAATGAGTAAGTGTCCAAAATCTGCCTCCATGAGTTAATGGATTTTTGTAGCTGCCAGCTGCAGTGCCCATGAAAACTGCAGGCGCTTCTTACACCCTTCCCTTTCTGGTATCAGGCGTAACATGAACAGGCATAGAAATTTCCCACTTAAAATGTAAATGGTTCTGAATAAATTTAAAGGGAACCACTTCTTGCCTTAAAATCCCTGTGCTACTTCATTTCTAAAAGAGATTTCTGCTAAGCATACTTCTTCGGGATGTTATAATGCAAAGTTATTTGGTACTACGAAGGTGCCCACAAAAAAAGGTTCTTTAAATAGAGTAATCAGTGATCTGATTGATTTCAAATGAAATCACCACCCAGATAGGATATCAATCCCATATGGAGCCACACTTCCCTTTTATTAACTACATAGGCAACTCTGCCTAAACCAGAATAACCAGAAGCCTACAGAAAAGGAGTTTCTCATCATTTCTCCAGAGATTTGAGCAAAATCTACATGTGGATGATACTGTTGATATTGTATCTTAACTCATAAAAGCATTCAGTTGCCTGTACAGTGTTCAACTCCTCTCAATACTCCCCTCTGCACATATTCCAAACCACACCAAGCATTCCTACATATCTCCAGATCTCAGGAAATAGAAAGATTCCACCATTATAAGCTTGTCCAAAAGGACTCAATGTCTAGCCTTGCCAGCGATgcttctatttttttatggtatttacatacttactatgtgccaggaactgtactaagtactaatcagattgcacagagtccctgtcccacatggggctcacagtcttaatccccattttacagatgaggaaactgaggcacagggaagttcggtgacttgtccaaggtctcacagcagagaagtgatggagttaggataagaacccaggtccttctgactcccaagcccatgctctgtccactaagccatgctgcttgctggcTCCCCTAGCCTTGTCTTTTCTCTTAAAGGTTTTAATGTGGAATCCTACAAGTCCTGTGCCATTTCTGCAGTCCTCTGTACTTTGAGGAAAAATCCAATCCCATCTGAGTAAAAAGATGTAGACtttcgggggaagcagcgtggctcagtggaaagagcctggtcttgggagtcagaggtcatgggttcgaatcctgactctgccacttgtcagccgtgtgactgtgggcaagtcacttcacttctctgtgcctcagttacctcatctggaaaatggggattaactgtgagccccacgtgggacaacccgatgaccctgtatctacctcggtgcttagaacagtgctctgcacatactaagcgcttaacaaataccagcattattattattgttattattactttcattctGTCCCGTTTTTCTAAAAGTTGGGCTGCAGGAAGAGGGCTTTTCTAAGATTCAGTAATAGGTTTTTCTTGAGTTATCTGAAAAGCAGTTTGTGACTCAAAATAGAAGGCAATAACCATTGTGATTTCTGAAAGGAGAATATCCTTCACACTTTTACAGTGGAATTCAACTTGCAGGTTTATTGCCCGAGGATTTCACAATGACAAGAGAGAACTGCATGATAATGGAAAATTCTTGTTTACTACTGAAAACCATGAGTTACACATATTCtggtatgtattaaatgcttactctgtgggaAGGGtagggctaagcactggagagacaaAACAATCAGACCTGACACCATCCACGTCCTCcacaggactcagagtctaagaggaagggagggctgctatcttatctccatttcacagatgaggaaactaggaccCAGAGTGagtaagcaacttgtccaaggtcatagagcagaccagtggcaacagatgggattagagcccaggtctcctgactcttggcccatactatttccactagaccatgctgctgtacATATTTCATAAACCTTAGCGCTGAGCACTCTATGTACTTTTCAGGATGGACAAACCAAATGACTGGGAGGGAAGAAAGCAACTGCAAAAGGGCCCTGGCATGAGGACCTGATTCCAGCCAGTTACCTCCTGGGTCCCCAgacatcttcctccctctgacttagaccctgagctccaaaggacagggactatgtccaactgcttgccttgtatctaccccagcacttgatacggtgcctggcacagagtaagcacttaatattataaaAAGAAGCCATAACGTGTCAGTGCTACCAAGATTTTAGCTGACATGGTCAAATGGTATGTAAGAAACCCAAACCTCATAAGTCCCTCATTTCCAGACTGCTAAATATTAGGCAACCTTCATTTTTTTCTGCATTTTGCAATGAGCTGTAGTTCTGGAGCATATGCAGTGAGGTAGG
This sequence is a window from Ornithorhynchus anatinus isolate Pmale09 chromosome 20, mOrnAna1.pri.v4, whole genome shotgun sequence. Protein-coding genes within it:
- the ITM2B gene encoding integral membrane protein 2B isoform X1, giving the protein MVKVAFNSALAQKEAKKEEARSGEEALIIPPDLVSVDCKDPEEVVPIGQRRAWCWCMCFGLAFMLAGVVLGGAYLYKYFAFQQDDVYYCGLKYIKDDFILNEPYAEVPAAHYQTIEENIQILAQENVEFISVPVPEFADSDPANIVHDFHRRLTAYLDLSLDKCYVIPLNTSVVMPPRSLLELLINIKAGTYLPQSYLIHEHMVVTDRIENVDQLGFHIYRMCHGKETYKLQRREMGIKGIQKREVHSCRKIRHFENRFAMETLICEQ
- the ITM2B gene encoding integral membrane protein 2B isoform X2 — protein: MVKVAFNSALAQKEAKKEEARSGEEALIIPPDLVSVDCKDPEEVVPIGQRRAWCWCMCFGLAFMLAGVVLGGAYLYKYFAFQDDVYYCGLKYIKDDFILNEPYAEVPAAHYQTIEENIQILAQENVEFISVPVPEFADSDPANIVHDFHRRLTAYLDLSLDKCYVIPLNTSVVMPPRSLLELLINIKAGTYLPQSYLIHEHMVVTDRIENVDQLGFHIYRMCHGKETYKLQRREMGIKGIQKREVHSCRKIRHFENRFAMETLICEQ